ATGAACGCCTACGTGAAGGAGAACATCGCCGACAACATGGTCGGTGCGAATTCGTTCATGGTGCGCCGCGACCCCATCCAGATCGGGCTCATTTCCGACGAGGACATGGAACGCGCGCGCCGCCGCCCGCCGATCACCGTGGCCGATGCCTCGGTGGTGGAGCAGGCCCTCCCGACCGCCCTGGCCGTCGGGCTCACGTCGGGGTGGCCCACCCCGCGCTCCGACGTCGTCTGGCGCGACCGGACGCTGGGCAGCGTGCTCATGTTCGGCATCACGCCCCCCTACCAGACCGTCCAGGACTATCGCTACACGGCCGGCCAGCCGATCAGCGACATCGACGTCCGCGAACGTCGCTACGTGGTGGCCATCGGCGCCGACGTCGCCACCCAACTGTTCGGCGGTGTGTCGCCGATCGGCCAGGCAGTGCGCATCCGGGGCCAGCAGTTCACGGTGGTCGGCACGATTGCGCCCAAGGGCCGCGTGCTCGGTCAGTCGTTCGACGGCTTCGCCCTCATGCCGATCAGCACCTTCGAATCCGTGTTCGGCCGCCGCCTGACCACGCAGATCTCGGTGAAGATGGCCACGGCGGCGGAGATCGCGCCGGCCATGGCCACTGCCGAGGAAGCGATGCGCGTGGCGCACCACCTGCGGCCAGGACAGCCTGACAATTTCTCCGTGGAGACCTCCGACGCCTTCCTGTCGTTCTGGAAGCGGCTCACGGCCGTCCTGTTCGCCGTCGTGCCTGCCGTGGTCGCCATCGGCATCGTCGTCGGCGGCATCGTGATCATGAACATCATGTTGATGGCGGTGCGCGAGCGTACGCACGAGATCGGCATTCGAAAATCCGTGGGCGCCACGCAGGACGATATCCGTCGACAGTTCCTGGCCGAGGCGATCATGCTCGCCACGCTCGGAGGCGCGCTCGGCGCGGGCGCGGGGTTTCTGTTCGCGCAGGCGATCACGGTGCTCTCGCCGCTCCCGGCGCGGGTGACGCTCTGGTCGGTGGTGCTCGCCCTCACGCTCGGCGCGGGCGTGGGGGTCATCTTCGGGGTGTATCCAGCGGCGCGCGCAGCGCGCCTCGACCCCGTAGCCGCTCTCCACGCCGAGTGAGACACCCCCGGTGACCGTCTGGCGCCGATTCGTCGACAGCTTCCAGGAGAACGTCGCCGTGGCGTTCGAGTCCCTGCGCGTGAGCAAGATGCGCTCGGCGCTCACCATCCTCGGCGTGGTCATCGGCGTGTCGACCGTCATGGCCATGGCGTCCATCGTCCAGGGCATCCAGCAACAGATCGTCGAGACCATCGAGCTGGCCGGCCCCACCACGTTCTACGTGATGAAGGTCTTCTCGCAGACGCCGCTGAACCCGCAGGATCTGCCCAAATGGGTCCGCGACCGTCCAGACCTCACCCCGCAGGAGGCGGATCGCATCGACGCCCTGCCCGAGATCGCCTACGCCGGCATGTGGGGCCAATACGTGGCGCGCGTCGAGTACGCCGGCGTGCGCACGCAGCCGCAAGTGATCATGGGCGCCGATTCGCATTATACGGAAATCGAGGGCGGCACGCTCACCGAAGGGCGGTGGTTCACGCATGCCGAAGAGGTGAACGGCAGGGCGGTGGCCGTGATCGACGTGGATGTGGCGCAGAAACTGTTCGGCAGCATCGATCCGATCGGCAAGTTGGTGCATATCGGCGCCCGCCCGGCGCAGGTGATCGGACTCTATCAGCCGGCGGCGAACATCTTCAGCCCACCCGGTCAGGAGATCGTGGCCATCGTGCCATACCTCATGCTCGATCACCAGTTCACGCTCGACAAGACGAACATGGTGTTCATTCCGGTGAAGCCGCGACCGGGCGTGACGGTGGACGACGCCGAGAGCGCCGTGATCGTGGCGATGCGCGAGGCGCGGCGGCTTCATCCGGGCGATCACAACACCTTCGACCTGATCACGCAGGACCAGATTCTCGACGTGTTCAACAAGCTCACGGGGGTCTTCTTTCTGGTGATGATCGTGCTGAGCGCCGTGGCGTTACTGGTGGGGGGGATCGGCGTGATGGCCGTGATGATGATCAGCGTCACCGAGCGCACCCATGAGATCGGCCTCCGCAAGGCGGTGGGCGCCACGCGCCGAGACATTCTGCAGCAGTTCCTCGTGGAGGCCGCCACGCTCACCGGAATCGGCGGGGTCATCGGGATCATCGTCGGACTGGGGCTGGGACGCATCGCCACGGCAGCCATGAACATCAATGCCGGCGCGCCCGTGGTGCTCACGCTCGCCGCCGTCGTGGTCTCGGTGGGCATCGGCCTCGTGTTCGGCGTACTGCCGGCAAGGCGGGCGGCGAGACTGGACCCCGTGGAGGCTCTGCGATACGAGTGAGGCTCGATGCGCTCGTCGGCTGCAGGAGCGTAGGACAGTAGGACGGTCGTGGGTAGATGACGTGGTGCCGTCATCCGTCCAACCCTCCTGCCCTCCTACCCTCCTACCCTCCTAATCTGTACTTTGCCGCATGCCACTCGATCTGCTGGCCATCGCCGCCCACCGCGACGACGTCGAACTCATCTGCGGCGGCACGCTGCTCGTGGCCGCGGCCCGCGGGCGCAGCACCGGTATTCTCGACCTGACGATGGGGGAGGCCGGCACGAGGGGATCGGCGGAACTTCGCGCGCGCGAAGCCGACGAGGCCGCCAAGATCCTCGGCGTATCCGTGCGGCGCAACCTCGGCCTTCCCGACGCCGGCGTCGTGAACACGCCGGAGACGCGGCTTCTGCTGGCGGAGGAGATCCGGCGTCTCCAGCCGCGCGTGGTCATCGCACCGGCGCTCAACGGCCGGCACCCCGACCACATCGCCGCTGGGCAACTGGTGCGCGATGCGTGCTTCGTGGCCGGCCTGGCCAAGGTCGCCCCCGGGCTCGCCAAGTATCGACCGCACAAGGTCATCCACGCCGTCGCCTACCGGCAGGACTTCGACCGGCCCACGTTCGTGGTGGACGTGTCCGAGGTGTTCGAGCGGAAGATGGACGCCGTGCGATGCTACGCATCGCAGTTCGACGGCGTGACGCAGGCCGGCGAGGTGTACCCCAACGGCGAACCCCTGTACGACGCCGTGCGGCACTATGCGGCCTATTATGGATCGCTTATACGCTGCCGCTACGGCGAACCGTTCTACACCACCGAGACGATGCGCGTGGACGATGTCGCGGCGCTCGACGTGTCGACTTTTTGACGGCGGCCGGACGGTTGGAGCGTGAAAGCGTAGAACGAATGGCGGCGCAACGCAGTCTACCCCCTACCGTGCTACTTGCCTACGCTTCTCCTGCCTCGACCTCGCCAGTCTCGACGACCCAGTAGTATATTTTCCCCATGCCAGCTCCCATCTACCTCGACCATTCCGCCACCACCCCGGTGCGCCCGGAGGTGCTCGAAGCGATGCAGCCGTTCTTCGGCCCGCGCTTCGGGAACCCGTCGAGCATTCACCGGTGGGGCCGCGACGCGCGCGTGGCGCTGGATGAGGCGCGCGAGCGGGTGGCCCGGTGTGTCGGCGCGCATGCCGACGAGATCTGCTTCACCTCCGGCGGTACCGAGGCCGATAATCTCGCCGTGCTCGGCGCCTGGCGCGCCGCCCGGGCCGCGGGCAGGACCGCCGTGGTCTCGACGCCCATCGAGCACAAGGCCGTGCTGGAGGCGGTGCACACCGCGGCCCAAGAGGGCGCCGAGGAGCGGTTGCTGCGCATGACCGGCGACGGCGTCGTCGATCGCGCGTC
This DNA window, taken from Gemmatimonadaceae bacterium, encodes the following:
- a CDS encoding ABC transporter permease, producing MRFADVLLTAFTQIRVSKLRSFFTLLGIVVSVAFLVAVVAIIQGMNAYVKENIADNMVGANSFMVRRDPIQIGLISDEDMERARRRPPITVADASVVEQALPTALAVGLTSGWPTPRSDVVWRDRTLGSVLMFGITPPYQTVQDYRYTAGQPISDIDVRERRYVVAIGADVATQLFGGVSPIGQAVRIRGQQFTVVGTIAPKGRVLGQSFDGFALMPISTFESVFGRRLTTQISVKMATAAEIAPAMATAEEAMRVAHHLRPGQPDNFSVETSDAFLSFWKRLTAVLFAVVPAVVAIGIVVGGIVIMNIMLMAVRERTHEIGIRKSVGATQDDIRRQFLAEAIMLATLGGALGAGAGFLFAQAITVLSPLPARVTLWSVVLALTLGAGVGVIFGVYPAARAARLDPVAALHAE
- the bshB1 gene encoding bacillithiol biosynthesis deacetylase BshB1; amino-acid sequence: MPLDLLAIAAHRDDVELICGGTLLVAAARGRSTGILDLTMGEAGTRGSAELRAREADEAAKILGVSVRRNLGLPDAGVVNTPETRLLLAEEIRRLQPRVVIAPALNGRHPDHIAAGQLVRDACFVAGLAKVAPGLAKYRPHKVIHAVAYRQDFDRPTFVVDVSEVFERKMDAVRCYASQFDGVTQAGEVYPNGEPLYDAVRHYAAYYGSLIRCRYGEPFYTTETMRVDDVAALDVSTF
- a CDS encoding ABC transporter permease is translated as MTVWRRFVDSFQENVAVAFESLRVSKMRSALTILGVVIGVSTVMAMASIVQGIQQQIVETIELAGPTTFYVMKVFSQTPLNPQDLPKWVRDRPDLTPQEADRIDALPEIAYAGMWGQYVARVEYAGVRTQPQVIMGADSHYTEIEGGTLTEGRWFTHAEEVNGRAVAVIDVDVAQKLFGSIDPIGKLVHIGARPAQVIGLYQPAANIFSPPGQEIVAIVPYLMLDHQFTLDKTNMVFIPVKPRPGVTVDDAESAVIVAMREARRLHPGDHNTFDLITQDQILDVFNKLTGVFFLVMIVLSAVALLVGGIGVMAVMMISVTERTHEIGLRKAVGATRRDILQQFLVEAATLTGIGGVIGIIVGLGLGRIATAAMNINAGAPVVLTLAAVVVSVGIGLVFGVLPARRAARLDPVEALRYE